A segment of the Prochlorococcus marinus str. MIT 9215 genome:
CTTTCTATGTTTTACTAAATCAAGTGTTTCCTTGTTTCCACTTTTTCCAGTAAAACATCTCCTTCACACATCAATAACAATATCTCATATTTTTTTATTTCGTGGAAGAGGCGAATGGAATGTTACTTAACTGTCACATGTGCCAGTTGTCTTTTACATTAAATTCGTCCTTAAAAATGCCATAATTAACCTTAATTATATTAAGAATAAAAAACATCCTGAAATAAATCCACTTAAATGACCTAACAAACTCACCCTTGGCAAAAAAGAGAAAATCAAACCTATAAGGCATATTGTCTTTAACATTTTATGCACTTCATAATTGGACTTAAAACAAATTTCTTTACCTAAAAAATATTTCTTTCCATAAAAAGAAGTTAATAGTAAAAATCCAAATAAAGCATAAATTATTCCACTAAATCCTAACGCGGCATAATTCGGATAGATAATAAAAAACGATAAAAATTTTTCATAAATCCAAATAATAAAAAAATTTAAAAAAGAACAAATTAAAATAAATTTCAAATAAAAAAATCTGCTTTTAATTCCGAGTCTCATCAAAAAATATCTACTGATAATTATTCCACCAAGATTACTTAGTAAATGATTTAAGTCTCCATGAGTTAGTATTGATGTGAAAATCCTATAGGGTTGATCACTAATTAATCTTGGTACAAAGTAAAGATGTTCTTTATCAATAACTCCAATTAAATCTGTAAAAATAAAAACTGAGATTAAAAAAAATCCAGTTACCATATATTGCCAATCATATTTTGATATTGAATATTTAAAAAGCACTTTTTTTGTTTTAAATTAAAAAAATATCTTCTTCAATATGAAGAAAAGACCCTAAAGGATCTTTATTGATATCTTAATTTATATTGCCTTTAATAAACTTTGCAATGAGAACTTGTTGGGTGGTCTATGCATTCTTTTTCCCAATAATCTTGTCTATGATCTTTAGGTAGTTGATAATTAAAATCATGCATTCTCCAAATATCTAAAGTTGCATTTCTGAGGGCAGTAAATGGAGTGGTGAGTCGCATAAAACCTCCTACATCTCTACTCTTTAATTATCATGTTATTTAATTGAAATTACTAGAGTATTAATACCCTAGTATTAGTACTTTGTGGTTGTCGTGACTATCTTTTCCCATAAAGTAGGAGTAGAAATAATTCAGGCGCAAACACTTTTCATCGACTTTGTGAACAGCTAGGTGCATAAGTTTCCAAAGAGGCAAAAAATGGCATCTTTTTTTAATTTCATTAGTGTTTTTTGTTAGAGAATTAAACTTACAAGCTAAAACATACTATTTCTTATTCAAAGGATAATGATTAAAATCTCTTTTGATGAGTTCAAAAAGTATTCAAGGAAAGTATGTGCGCTAAATGGGATGATAAATCTTGGTAGAAAGATTTCTTAAACATGAAGTCACATTCTCCTTCAGATGCAAAACTCTTAATGGGAGGCGTAGAAGGGTTAAAAGATTCATGGCGTCTAGGTGTTCTACATGTTGAATACGAAAGATTGAAGAAAATAAAGGAGGAACAGCAACAGTAATGATAGAAAAAATGATCTGACATTACTAGAATCTACCTGACAACATGAGACACTATTTTCTAGAAGAAATTAAAAAACCGCTACAAAAACATGTCTTATCATAGATTTTGAATCTATCAAAATACTTCTGACACTGTCAGACACTCAAAATAATCCGGAGAGGGTGTAAGTCCAGTTAGCGTTGTCTGACTCTAATTGACACAAACTTGAGAGCGAAATGTGCATTTTACCCGTATTTTTACTCGTGATTTTTTTAATTTACCTAATCATCAATTATTTTTCTTTTAATTTAAAATAAAATTATTCTTTTAGATAATCTATAGCTGTTTTTTGTTTTTTATCTTTATCTATATAACTATTAGCCCATATCAATGCTGCGACCCAGCCGATGAATGTCCATCCCAAAAATAAGTTTAAGGTTGATATTGAGCCTTGATTAGGATGCCCCCTTGATGAAGCCAGCCAAGATGGCAACATATAAATGCCAATAATAAATGTCACTGAAAATCCTGTCGCAATATCTCCAGATAATATTGAAATTAATATCGCTATTGCTAAAAATCCTATTAAAAAATTAAGTAGAGTCTTCAAGATATTAGAATCGGATGTTTAAAATAATTATTTTAATTGAGAATCTGCAAATCTCAAAGTATTATTTATAAAATCATTAATAATATAGATGAAGAAAAATGCATCAAATATTTTGATTGGCTATAAAACAAGGTCTGGACTTGTTTTTAGATTAGAAGGTAATGAAGAAATAATTGTAGATTCTTTTAATTTTCGATCTGTAAATAATAATGTCTCGTATATAGGTTTCATCTCAAATAAACGTTTTATTTTTAAACAAACTAAGTGGGTTTCATTTTCAGGAAGTGGAAGTAGTGAAATGATTTCTTCCGAAATTAAATATATTTATTGGAAAGATATAAAAGGTATTGTTTTTGGAAACATTTGGAATTCCAACTTAAGAATACTAGGCAAAGTTATTGATTTTTCCCCCGAAAAGAAAAAAGTTGATTGGGAAATGGGTAAACTTTTTAGAGGTTTTGGTGGTCTGAGTTATAAAAACAAAAAAGAGTTAGAAGAAATCCTCTTACCAACATTAAGAGATCTCTGTTTAGAAAATAAAATACCATTTGGAACAACAAAAAAATATAATAAATTTTCGACAATACCTTTTAAAGAAACAAGATCGATAATAAAAGAAATTAGAAATAAATGGCAGAAAAACACTTTAGCAATTCTTGCTGTTCTTTTTGGCATAACCGTAGCTCTATTGGGGATGGCTACAATTTGGTCTATTTTAAGCAGAAATAAAACACCAGATAGTTATGATTATTCCACCGAAATAACTCCTAAAAAAAAGCAATTATATTCTCAACAAAATAGATATGATCTAATGTTAATTGAATTTCAAAACTCATATTTTGATTACTGTAAAAAGACATCACTTTATTACCTATTTGGAAACTATATAAGCAATCTGAATTGGGAAGCTTATAAACAAAATAATTTTGAATTTATAAAAGTAACAGGCAATATCACTTACAATTATCAACAAACTCCTGTTGCTTTATATTTTAATATTGAAAACTATACGCCAGAAAAAAGTTTAAGATTTAATTTAGTCGATAGTTATCTGAATAATCAAAGAATGTCGTATGAATTGGAAGATGCATTACTAACTAGTATTTGCAATGAGTATTAACGATGAAATATTTATCTAAAAATTTATCTAAAAATTTCCGGAAAAAGAGTAGATCTTAAGCAATTTGAAGAGTTATCTATATCAAAAAGAAGATAATATTTATTATTTATAGTTTTAATAAAATAGGTTTCTGATAGATATTAAGTAATGAAATATTCTTAGAAAAGGATAGTTAAGAGGTTAAATTCATGAAAAATAATATTATGTGAAAGGTAGGAAGGGTAAATCAACTCATAGTTCATAATCCAACAACACATTTAATCAATATGATTAAATTCTTTTAAAATCTTAGTAACTATAATTTATCAAAACGATTGCTAATAAATAACTTTTTCACAGCAAAAATCTTCCCCAGAAAAAATCAACGGAGAGGGTGGGATTCGAACCCACGAATAGTTTCCTATTAAACGATTTCGAGTCGTTCGCTTTCGACCACTCAGCCACCTCTCC
Coding sequences within it:
- a CDS encoding rhomboid family intramembrane serine protease — encoded protein: MLFKYSISKYDWQYMVTGFFLISVFIFTDLIGVIDKEHLYFVPRLISDQPYRIFTSILTHGDLNHLLSNLGGIIISRYFLMRLGIKSRFFYLKFILICSFLNFFIIWIYEKFLSFFIIYPNYAALGFSGIIYALFGFLLLTSFYGKKYFLGKEICFKSNYEVHKMLKTICLIGLIFSFLPRVSLLGHLSGFISGCFLFLI
- a CDS encoding superinfection immunity protein, with product MKTLLNFLIGFLAIAILISILSGDIATGFSVTFIIGIYMLPSWLASSRGHPNQGSISTLNLFLGWTFIGWVAALIWANSYIDKDKKQKTAIDYLKE